A window of Ketobacter sp. MCCC 1A13808 contains these coding sequences:
- a CDS encoding alpha-L-glutamate ligase-like protein, producing the protein MMPWTRLRKLGIIGMNRRNAEFIMPYNQRSFYPLVDNKIITKQRAVASHIPVPELYGHIELEHQSQHLDALLSHHKEFVIKPACGSGGNGILVIAGKNSNGHFRKANDSLVTLEQIKHHISNILSGMYSLGGDTDSAIIEYRVQFDPCFADVCFKGVPDIRLIVFRGVPVFAMIRLPTRQSDGRANLHQGAVGVGIDIGSGITSHGVMQSKPIQYHPDTDMPIAGLEIPHWQRIMEMAASCYDLAPLGYLGVDIVLDRNMGPMMLELNARPGLAIQIANQQGLGPVLEYMKIIGTIPASPKKRVKLGIDIRDKFAAQAYG; encoded by the coding sequence ATGATGCCCTGGACCCGCTTACGCAAGCTGGGCATCATCGGTATGAACCGGCGCAATGCAGAATTCATTATGCCTTATAACCAGCGAAGCTTTTATCCGCTGGTGGACAACAAGATCATTACCAAGCAACGGGCCGTTGCAAGTCATATTCCGGTGCCGGAACTTTACGGACATATCGAACTGGAACACCAAAGCCAACACCTGGATGCCCTGCTCTCGCATCATAAAGAGTTTGTGATCAAACCGGCCTGCGGCAGTGGCGGAAACGGCATTCTGGTAATCGCAGGCAAAAACTCGAACGGTCACTTCCGCAAGGCCAATGACAGCCTGGTTACCCTTGAGCAGATCAAGCACCATATATCCAATATACTCAGTGGAATGTACAGCCTGGGCGGCGACACGGACTCGGCAATTATCGAATACCGGGTACAATTCGATCCGTGTTTTGCCGACGTTTGCTTCAAAGGTGTACCGGATATTCGCCTTATTGTATTTCGTGGTGTACCGGTGTTTGCAATGATCCGTTTGCCGACCCGCCAATCCGATGGCCGCGCCAATCTGCACCAAGGTGCTGTCGGAGTGGGAATCGATATCGGCTCCGGCATCACCAGCCACGGTGTCATGCAATCCAAGCCGATTCAATACCATCCGGATACGGATATGCCCATCGCCGGGCTGGAAATCCCCCACTGGCAGCGCATAATGGAAATGGCTGCCAGCTGCTACGACCTGGCCCCCCTGGGTTATCTGGGCGTCGACATAGTCCTGGACCGCAACATGGGGCCCATGATGCTTGAACTGAACGCCCGGCCCGGACTCGCCATTCAGATAGCCAACCAACAGGGTTTGGGTCCGGTACTCGAATACATGAAAATCATCGGCACCATTCCCGCCTCGCCCAAAAAACGAGTGAAGCTGGGAATCGATATACGCGATAAGTTTGCTGCTCAAGCTTATGGATGA
- a CDS encoding diguanylate cyclase, whose product MEKGLQSTAQTITAIVLLIMAAVQSVSANSTPLRVVDTQNISQHENISRFLDYIEQRQRQFAIEDLVADQTLKDMPWVENHSDSPGFGFDTNTFWFRVVVSNNAPNVVSRLLEIKNPVLDEVLFYQVNSRGVIENVSQTGDGNPASARPFFHHNLILPFTVPPTETHYLYFRVTTAGSLEFPVILWEPGAFQKRDQIYLLLYGALFGVILVMGLYNFFIYALFRDRSMIFYSGFSIGLMLFLATIHGFSAQYFWPDISWLRENALILVIPFTLFFSLMFSSTFLQLDRALPRLNKAVVMLAMVCLAMLVMAPLTPYSTLIRACAALVLPVSLGGIVVGVMRWLQGYQPARYFVIAWTAFLGAISFYALSKFGLFSRSAFSEYAVQVGAVAEAVLFAFALADRMNMQRKAFEQAQAKALDLQKAANERLEMSVADRTVELQAAMQELEEANQRLQSLTRQDGLTGIRNRRFFDEKLEHEWQRSYRSGEPLALLLIDIDYFKVFNDEHGHLTGDECLKAVAQVIDSALTRPSDSAARFGGEEFVVILPETNVEGAVHVAENIRLAVAGNGVVTEEGVLNVTVSIGAAALIPQKDQAPQALIAIADQSLYAAKSAGRNCTRVPAQLTRV is encoded by the coding sequence TTGGAAAAGGGTTTGCAATCAACCGCACAAACGATTACCGCTATTGTTCTCTTGATCATGGCGGCTGTCCAGAGCGTTTCTGCCAACTCTACGCCCTTGCGGGTGGTCGACACACAGAATATTTCTCAACATGAGAACATCTCCCGCTTTCTGGATTATATTGAACAGCGTCAGCGGCAATTCGCGATAGAAGATCTGGTCGCGGATCAGACGTTGAAAGATATGCCATGGGTAGAAAACCATTCCGACAGCCCTGGCTTCGGCTTTGACACTAACACGTTTTGGTTTCGTGTGGTGGTTAGCAACAACGCCCCGAATGTGGTTAGCCGTCTGCTGGAGATTAAAAATCCGGTGCTGGACGAGGTCTTGTTCTATCAGGTCAACAGTCGCGGGGTTATTGAAAACGTATCCCAGACCGGCGACGGCAATCCAGCTTCTGCGCGCCCGTTCTTCCACCATAACCTGATACTTCCATTCACAGTACCGCCGACAGAAACGCACTACCTTTATTTTCGTGTGACCACCGCCGGCTCGTTGGAGTTTCCTGTGATTTTATGGGAGCCCGGCGCTTTCCAGAAACGGGATCAAATCTATTTGCTGTTATATGGTGCTCTGTTTGGCGTCATTCTGGTGATGGGGTTGTATAACTTTTTTATCTACGCCTTGTTCAGGGACCGCAGCATGATCTTTTATTCCGGCTTCTCAATCGGGCTGATGTTGTTTTTGGCGACTATCCATGGTTTCTCTGCTCAATATTTCTGGCCCGACATAAGTTGGCTGAGAGAGAACGCATTGATTCTGGTGATTCCGTTTACGTTGTTTTTCTCGCTGATGTTTTCCTCCACTTTTCTGCAGCTCGACCGAGCCTTACCGCGACTGAATAAAGCCGTGGTGATGCTGGCAATGGTGTGCCTTGCGATGCTGGTGATGGCCCCCCTGACACCGTATTCAACGTTGATACGAGCCTGTGCAGCGCTGGTGCTACCGGTTAGTCTTGGTGGCATTGTGGTGGGGGTGATGCGTTGGTTGCAGGGCTATCAACCGGCGCGCTATTTTGTGATCGCCTGGACCGCGTTTCTGGGGGCCATTTCGTTTTATGCGTTATCCAAGTTCGGCTTGTTCTCGCGCAGTGCTTTTAGTGAATATGCGGTTCAGGTAGGCGCTGTGGCTGAAGCGGTGTTGTTTGCGTTTGCCCTGGCGGATAGGATGAATATGCAGAGAAAAGCATTTGAGCAAGCCCAGGCGAAAGCGCTGGACCTGCAGAAGGCGGCTAACGAACGCCTGGAGATGAGCGTTGCTGACCGCACTGTTGAGTTACAAGCTGCGATGCAAGAGCTGGAAGAGGCTAATCAGAGATTGCAATCGTTGACCAGGCAGGATGGCTTAACGGGAATCCGCAACCGGCGTTTTTTTGATGAGAAACTCGAACATGAATGGCAACGCAGTTATCGCAGTGGCGAGCCATTGGCGTTACTGTTAATTGATATTGATTATTTTAAAGTGTTTAACGATGAGCACGGGCATTTGACCGGAGATGAATGTCTGAAGGCGGTTGCTCAAGTGATTGATTCGGCTCTGACGCGTCCTTCGGATTCTGCTGCGCGTTTCGGCGGCGAGGAGTTTGTGGTTATTCTGCCTGAAACCAATGTGGAAGGGGCAGTTCATGTCGCTGAAAATATACGATTGGCAGTGGCAGGGAATGGGGTTGTGACCGAAGAGGGTGTGCTCAACGTCACCGTCAGTATTGGTGCTGCTGCGTTGATCCCGCAAAAGGATCAGGCACCACAGGCCTTGATCGCCATTGCGGATCAATCGTTATATGCCGCTAAATCTGCCGGACGTAACTGCACCCGCGTCCCGGCTCAACTGACCCGGGTCTGA
- a CDS encoding TetR/AcrR family transcriptional regulator — MDENPERRARILNAARDVFARQGFRNSEVKSIATLAGVGKATIYKHFDSKEALLLSVVRSDLQAIRDIALTHLVGPGHPLKRFETTCFAIADYLDQNRNFSLVLIREAGEFMEDIQRLRQQVVGENQAFADAFFNAMKSEGFLPDIPNHIVLNLLMNLTLGTVYSWTLDKDQDMRSEVETLFQLWREGTE, encoded by the coding sequence ATGGATGAAAACCCCGAGCGAAGAGCCCGCATTCTGAATGCAGCCCGAGACGTTTTTGCCCGTCAGGGATTCCGCAACTCCGAAGTGAAATCAATCGCCACTCTGGCGGGGGTAGGCAAGGCCACAATATATAAACATTTCGATAGTAAAGAAGCACTGCTGCTTTCGGTGGTACGTTCAGATCTGCAAGCCATCAGGGACATTGCGCTGACTCATCTTGTCGGCCCGGGACACCCGTTAAAACGATTTGAAACCACGTGTTTTGCCATTGCCGATTACCTTGACCAGAACCGTAATTTTTCATTGGTGCTGATCCGGGAAGCCGGCGAATTTATGGAGGACATACAGCGGCTTCGCCAACAGGTAGTGGGTGAGAACCAGGCCTTTGCGGACGCTTTCTTTAATGCCATGAAAAGTGAAGGCTTTCTACCGGACATTCCGAACCACATTGTGCTGAATCTGTTGATGAATCTGACCCTGGGCACCGTCTACTCCTGGACCCTCGACAAAGATCAGGATATGCGCAGCGAAGTGGAAACGCTTTTCCAATTATGGCGCGAAGGCACAGAATAG
- a CDS encoding PilZ domain-containing protein, with translation MEDQRKEPRTHLIYYLRVYDPADNGLFGHVVDISKSGLLITSEKPIEKNRQYVLKIEDASTFDDFFTIGVQAECRWCQSDESNTQYDAGFRLVDPSDRMNTMLASYH, from the coding sequence ATGGAAGATCAACGCAAGGAACCCCGCACCCATCTGATTTACTACTTACGGGTGTACGACCCTGCCGATAACGGTTTATTTGGCCACGTTGTGGACATTTCCAAAAGCGGACTTCTGATTACCAGTGAGAAACCCATAGAAAAAAACAGACAATACGTACTTAAAATTGAAGATGCGTCTACCTTTGATGATTTCTTTACTATCGGGGTCCAGGCCGAATGCCGCTGGTGCCAGAGCGACGAAAGCAATACCCAATATGACGCAGGGTTCCGGCTGGTGGACCCCTCAGATCGAATGAATACCATGCTTGCAAGCTACCACTAA